Proteins encoded together in one Coffea arabica cultivar ET-39 chromosome 2c, Coffea Arabica ET-39 HiFi, whole genome shotgun sequence window:
- the LOC113740940 gene encoding uncharacterized protein, protein MPAWYNPQAVCAYHSGAPGHATFDCKALKHKIQDMVEAGEIVIRKREAQGPNVNRNPLPEHANTIGVILDDTEYVEPVKELAREAEVFGVTDQPFVIELPFEEDEKPFILDLTPAESESLEPVVIEFPKQEPVLSLQQVPWNYDEPDVQIGERSIAKKEVSVVTRSGKIASPFEATIPIQANNSEPPAKPTITEREALDFLKRLQRSEYNVIEKLSKSPAQISMLDLLFSSDVHRDALLEVLTKAQIPRDISVDNFSHVVGNVLFTKQITFSDEELPSEGIGHNKALYIVVRCNGKMLPKVLIDNGSALNICPWSTLEKLGLQDVKLRPSGTIVRGFDGAQREPIGEIDLVVEMGPAQFQITCQVMHFSSVYNVLLGRPWIHKSGAVPSSLHQLLKFVVNDKLITIFAEEDCLVITDSGTKEDGSRNVTMTPHSTADIVSVSWITNEEQVLPKASVMMAKEMIRGGYEFDKGLGRNLQGVLKPVEIMEKKDSFGLGFRPTAKDIKEMKERKKAEKEGRQRVFDIPPLRYTFPRPTEVITSEVNPVDEIEASLAQLFVGTTFEDISFGEADVDWASGEMADNSIRVRHCVHLAKGGQGTSYS, encoded by the exons ATGCCCGCGTGGTATAATCCACAagctgtctgtgcttatcattctggggCCCCCGGACATGCCACCTTTGATTGCAAAGCGCTTAAGCATAAAATCCAAGATATGGTTGAAGCCGGGGAGATTGTAATCCGGAAAAGGGAGGCGCAAGGGCCGAACGTAAATAGGAACCCTTTACCGGAACATGCCAATACCATTGGGGTTATTCTGGATGATACGGAGTATGTGGAACCAGTCAAAGAATTGGCAAGggaagctgaagtgtttggggtcacagaccaaccTTTTGTCATAGAACTGCCATTTGAAGAGGACGAGAAACCCTTTATCTTGGATCTCACGCCAGCTGAGAGTGAGTCTTTGGAGCCGGTGGTTATTGAATTCCCGAAGCAGGAGCCTGTCCTGAGCCTGCAACAAGTACCATGGAATTATGATGAACCTGACGTGCAGATTGGGGAAAGGTCAATTGCAAAGAAGGAAGTATCAGTGGTCACAAGATCGGGGAAAATTGCAAGCCCGTTTGAAGCAACCATTCCGATTCAAGCAAATAACTCTGAGCCACCCGCCAAACCAACAATTACCGAGAGAGAAGCCTTAGATTTCCTTAAAAGGCTCCAAAGAAGTGAATACAATGTGATCGAGAAGCTTAGCAAGTCGCCCGCTCAAATATCCATGTTGGATCTACTTTTTTCATCAGATGTGCATAGGGATGCATTGCTCGAAGTACTGACTAAAGCTCAAATTCCTAGAGACATTTCAGTTGATAATTTCTCACACGTAGTTGGGAATGTACTCTTCACCAAGCAAATTACTTTTTCCGACGAGGAATTGCCGTCggaaggcattggacataacaagGCCCTGTACATAGTTGTGAGGTGCAACGGAAAAATGCTGCCGAAGGTATTAATTGACAATGGATCTGCTCTTAATATATGTCCCTGGAGCaccttggaaaagctaggaTTGCAAGACGTCAAgttgaggccttcagggaccataGTCCGAGGTTTTGATGGAGCGCAAAGAGAGCCAATAGGAGAAATTGATTTAGTAGTTGAAATGGGGCCCGCCCAGTTTCAAATAACCTGCcaagtcatgcatttttctaGTGTTTACAACGTTTTGCTTGGCaggccatggattcacaagtctGGGGCTGTGCCTTCTTCATTGCATCAATTGCTAAAGTTTGTAGTGAATGACAAGCTGATCACTATATTTGCCGAAGAGGATTGCCTTGTAATCACTGATTCTGGGACAAAAGAGGATGGAAGCCGCAATGTCACCATGACTCCCCATAGCACGGCTGATATCGTCTCTGTAAGTTGGATCACAAACGAGGAGCAAGTTCTACCAAAGGCCAGTGTtatgatggctaaggaaatgatcCGAGGAGGTTATGAATTTGACAAGGGACTAGGACGAAATCTGCAAGGAGTTTTGAAGCCAGTGGAGATTATGGAGAAGAAAGATTCATTTGGCTTAGGGTTCCGACCAACTGCTAAGGATatcaaagaaatgaaggaacgtAAGAAAGCAGAGAAAGAGGGCAGGCAAAGGGTTTTTGACATTCCACCACTGCGGTATACTTTTCCACGACCAACAGAGGTTATCACATCAGAGGTTAATCCAGTCGACGAAATTGAAGCAAGTTTGGCTCAATTGTTCGTTGGGACAACATTTGAGGATA tatcttttggagaagccgatgttgACTGGGCGTCTGgcgaaatggcagataattctatcAGAGTTCGACATTGTGTTCACCTCGCAAAAGGCGGTCAAGGGacaagctatagctga